One Archocentrus centrarchus isolate MPI-CPG fArcCen1 chromosome 14, fArcCen1, whole genome shotgun sequence DNA window includes the following coding sequences:
- the LOC115791603 gene encoding capZ-interacting protein-like isoform X2: MEEEASSHRSVAELARRFKGAAPPQSSAGNEAEKPVRRRPPRTLQLSKPPGPEQEPPAGGPTSPVKVKRNSGLIEKLQSPGIRMLPPGFPLPSPGSAPPTTSVTTSSSSVTPTSPVTCTPVTKEEGPASFEDPPIAAEGSVLPSINKGRARHSIRRRPPSRRHRTSSSGDVETKEAADTQLSAPMDTTTAGGEQEGNGGVFKEEDQTGASTAPEKNESHEEDEPKSSSDMKEGEEGSVGGQEEEVSSPSETKELEDQETSSAETQEQDPAEEAAETDSREEEKKEEATSSAR; this comes from the exons GAGGAGGCTTCATCACATCGCTCTGTGGCTGAACTCGCCAGAAGATTCAAAGGTGCAGCTCCGCCACAAAGTTCTGCTGGGAATGAAGCG GAAAAGCCGGTGCGACGACGACCACCTCGCACCCTACAGCTCTCCAAACCACCGGGACCCGAGCAGGAG cctcctgcaggtggCCCCACTTCACCTGTCAAAGTCAAGAGGAACTCTGGTCTGATTGAGAAACTCCAG AGCCCTGGCATCAGGATGCTGCCTCCCGGCTTCCCCCTGCCCTCTCCTGGCTCCGCCCCACCTACTACCTCTGTAACCACCTCCTCATCCTCGGTGACCCCCACCAGCCCGGTCACCTGCACTCCTGTGACCAAAGAGGAAGGCCCCGCCTCCTTTGAAGACCCTCCCATTGCAGCAGAGGGATCCGTCCTGCCGAGCATCAACAAG GGTAGAGCTCGCCACTCCATCCGGCGCCGGCCTCCATCCCGCCGCCACAGGACGtccagcagtggagatgtggagACCAAAGAAGCAGCAGACACACAGCTGAGCGCCCCGATGGACACAACTACAGCAGGCGGAGAGCAGGAGGGCAACGGAGGGGTTTTCAAGGAGGAGGATCAAACAGGAGCTTCGACGGCTCCCGAGAAAAACGAATCCCACGAAGAAGATGAGCCAAAGAGCAGCAGTGATAtgaaggagggagaggaggggtCGGTGGGAGGACAGGAGGAAGAGGTATCATCACCATCAGAAACGAAGGAGCTGGAAGACCAGGAGACAAGTTCAGCGGAAACACAGGAACAAGATCCGGCCGAAGAGGCtgcagagacagacagcagagaagaagaaaagaaagag GAGGCGACGAGTTCAGCCCGATGA
- the LOC115791603 gene encoding capZ-interacting protein-like isoform X1 — protein sequence MEEEASSHRSVAELARRFKGAAPPQSSAGNEAEKPVRRRPPRTLQLSKPPGPEQEPPAGGPTSPVKVKRNSGLIEKLQAELTLSPTGPPIKSPGIRMLPPGFPLPSPGSAPPTTSVTTSSSSVTPTSPVTCTPVTKEEGPASFEDPPIAAEGSVLPSINKGRARHSIRRRPPSRRHRTSSSGDVETKEAADTQLSAPMDTTTAGGEQEGNGGVFKEEDQTGASTAPEKNESHEEDEPKSSSDMKEGEEGSVGGQEEEVSSPSETKELEDQETSSAETQEQDPAEEAAETDSREEEKKEEATSSAR from the exons GAGGAGGCTTCATCACATCGCTCTGTGGCTGAACTCGCCAGAAGATTCAAAGGTGCAGCTCCGCCACAAAGTTCTGCTGGGAATGAAGCG GAAAAGCCGGTGCGACGACGACCACCTCGCACCCTACAGCTCTCCAAACCACCGGGACCCGAGCAGGAG cctcctgcaggtggCCCCACTTCACCTGTCAAAGTCAAGAGGAACTCTGGTCTGATTGAGAAACTCCAG GCTGAACTCACGCTCTCACCCACGGGTCCCCCTATAAAGAGCCCTGGCATCAGGATGCTGCCTCCCGGCTTCCCCCTGCCCTCTCCTGGCTCCGCCCCACCTACTACCTCTGTAACCACCTCCTCATCCTCGGTGACCCCCACCAGCCCGGTCACCTGCACTCCTGTGACCAAAGAGGAAGGCCCCGCCTCCTTTGAAGACCCTCCCATTGCAGCAGAGGGATCCGTCCTGCCGAGCATCAACAAG GGTAGAGCTCGCCACTCCATCCGGCGCCGGCCTCCATCCCGCCGCCACAGGACGtccagcagtggagatgtggagACCAAAGAAGCAGCAGACACACAGCTGAGCGCCCCGATGGACACAACTACAGCAGGCGGAGAGCAGGAGGGCAACGGAGGGGTTTTCAAGGAGGAGGATCAAACAGGAGCTTCGACGGCTCCCGAGAAAAACGAATCCCACGAAGAAGATGAGCCAAAGAGCAGCAGTGATAtgaaggagggagaggaggggtCGGTGGGAGGACAGGAGGAAGAGGTATCATCACCATCAGAAACGAAGGAGCTGGAAGACCAGGAGACAAGTTCAGCGGAAACACAGGAACAAGATCCGGCCGAAGAGGCtgcagagacagacagcagagaagaagaaaagaaagag GAGGCGACGAGTTCAGCCCGATGA
- the LOC115791606 gene encoding guanylyl cyclase-activating protein 1-like isoform X2: MGNHGSSLDDILAEDMHRWYNKFMKESPSGLITLFELKAILNLKGMNEDANRYVDQVFFTFDMDGDGYIDFVEYIAAISLMLKGEINQKLKWYFKLFDQDGNGKIDKEELETIFSAIQDITRNREIDPEKIVSLIFEKIDVKGEGEMTLEEFIEGAKDHQDIMEMLRNLMDLTPVLLIIIEGRTANNQPETKVVL, encoded by the exons ATGGGGAACCACGGCTCGAGCCTGGACGACATCCTGGCAGAGGACATGCACCGCTGGTACAACAAGTTCATGAAGGAGTCTCCGTCGGGCCTCATCACGCTATTCGAGCTGAAGGCCATTCTGAACCTGAAGGGCATGAACGAGGACGCCAACCGCTACGTGGACCAGGTCTTCTTCACCTTCGACATGGACGGG GACGGTTACATCGACTTTGTGGAATACATCGCAGCCATCAGCCTGATGCTAAAAGGAGAAATCAACCAGAAACTAAAGTGGTACTTTAAACTGTTCGACCAGGACGGCAACGGAAAGATCGACAAGGAAGAGCTGGAGACCATCTTCTCG GCCATCCAAGACATCACACGGAACAGAGAAATTGACCCTGAGAAAATCGTCTCGCTCATATTTGAGAAGATCGACGTGAAAGGAGAAG GTGAGATGACCCTGGAGGAGTTCATCGAAGGAGCCAAAGACCACCAAGATATCATGGAGATGCTGAGAAATCTGATGGACCTGACACCGGTCTTGTTGATCATTATTGAGGGCCGGACAGCAAACA
- the LOC115791606 gene encoding guanylyl cyclase-activating protein 1-like isoform X1 → MGNHGSSLDDILAEDMHRWYNKFMKESPSGLITLFELKAILNLKGMNEDANRYVDQVFFTFDMDGVRSTRSNMQDGYIDFVEYIAAISLMLKGEINQKLKWYFKLFDQDGNGKIDKEELETIFSAIQDITRNREIDPEKIVSLIFEKIDVKGEGEMTLEEFIEGAKDHQDIMEMLRNLMDLTPVLLIIIEGRTANNQSEQ, encoded by the exons ATGGGGAACCACGGCTCGAGCCTGGACGACATCCTGGCAGAGGACATGCACCGCTGGTACAACAAGTTCATGAAGGAGTCTCCGTCGGGCCTCATCACGCTATTCGAGCTGAAGGCCATTCTGAACCTGAAGGGCATGAACGAGGACGCCAACCGCTACGTGGACCAGGTCTTCTTCACCTTCGACATGGACGGGGTGCGTTCCACACGCTCAAACATGCAG GACGGTTACATCGACTTTGTGGAATACATCGCAGCCATCAGCCTGATGCTAAAAGGAGAAATCAACCAGAAACTAAAGTGGTACTTTAAACTGTTCGACCAGGACGGCAACGGAAAGATCGACAAGGAAGAGCTGGAGACCATCTTCTCG GCCATCCAAGACATCACACGGAACAGAGAAATTGACCCTGAGAAAATCGTCTCGCTCATATTTGAGAAGATCGACGTGAAAGGAGAAG GTGAGATGACCCTGGAGGAGTTCATCGAAGGAGCCAAAGACCACCAAGATATCATGGAGATGCTGAGAAATCTGATGGACCTGACACCGGTCTTGTTGATCATTATTGAGGGCCGGACAGCAAACAATcaatcagagcagtga
- the LOC115791601 gene encoding probable dolichyl pyrophosphate Glc1Man9GlcNAc2 alpha-1,3-glucosyltransferase: MAADSGSWFPALAAGVSLLKCLFINAYRSTDFEVHRNWLAITHSLPVSRWYYENTSEWTLDYPPLFAWFEFGLSHVARHFDGNMLRVENLNYASPSTVLFQRLSVIVSDVVFICAARECCRRVREPKGPRDVWNRPSFVLAVLLLWNFGLLIVDHIHFQYNGFLFGFLLLSVAKHLQSQHLQGALLFAILLNLKHIYLYVAPAYGIYLLRSYCFTQDNKDGSIRWASFSPLRLLALGGIVASVCALSFGPFIAMGQLPQVLSRLFPFKRGLCHAYWAPNIWALYNVLDKSLAVLGVRLKLLEEAELPQASMTGGLVQEFEHAVLPSVSPSITLVCTLLSVLPAAASIWLRPRGARGFLRCLVLCALGSFMFGWHVHEKAILIAILPLSILAVENREDAGIFLILSTTGHYSLFPLLFTPAELPIKVTLMLMFTIFSFAALRKLHSAQGSLLHPLELVYLLGLVAVAIGCEVVLPLSPWQQRLPFLPLLMTSVYCAAGVFYAFLRLYARLLRRNKPKQL; the protein is encoded by the exons ATGGCGGCGGACAGCGGCAGCTGGTTTCCGGCGTTGGCGGCGGGAGTGTCTCTGTTGAAGTGCCTCTTCATCAACGCTTA tcgGTCGACGGACTTTGAGGTGCACAGGAACTGGTTGGCCATCACGCACAGCCTGCCCGTGTCGCGGTGGTACTATGAG AACACGTCCGAGTGGACCCTGGACTACCCGCCGCTGTTCGCCTGGTTCGAGTTCGGTCTGTCCCACGTGGCGCGGCACTTTGACGGAAACATGCTGCGGGTGGAGAACCTGAACTACGCCAGCCCGTCCACGGTGCTGTTCCAGAGGCTGTCGGTGATCGTCAGCGACGTGGTGTTCATCTGCGCTGCCAGAGA gtGCTGCAGGCGTGTTCGGGAGCCGAAGGGTCCTCGGGATGTTTGGAACCGGCCGTCCTTCGTCctggctgtgctgctgctgtggaacTTTGGCCTCCTCATCGTTGACC ATATTCACTTCCAGTATAACGGCTTCCTGTTTGGCTTCTTGCTGCTGTCGGTGGCCAAACACCTGCAG TCTCAGCACCTGCAGGGGGCGCTGCTCTTCGCCATCCTGCTCAACCTGAAGCACATCTACCTGTACGTGGCTCCGGCTTACGGCATCTACCTGCTGAGGAGTTACTGCTTCACTCAGGACAACAAAG acGGCTCCATCAGGTGGGCGAGTTTCAGCCCGCTGCGCCTGTTGGCTCTGGGTGGCATCGTGGCGTCCGTCTGCGCTCTGTCCTTCGGCCCGTTCATCGCCATG gggCAGCTCCCTCAGGTCCTCTCCAGGCTCTTCCCCTTTAAGCGGGGCCTCTGTCACGCCTACTGGGCCCCGAACATCTGGGCGCTCTACAACGTGCTGGACAAAAGCCTGGCGGTGCTCG GTGTTCGCCTGAAGCTGCTGGAGGAGGCGGAGCTTCCTCAGGCCTCCATGACGGGCGGGCTGGTTCAGGAGTTTGAGCACGCCGTCCTCCCCTCGgtttctccctccatcacacTCGTCTGCACTCTGCTGTCCGTCCTG CCGGCGGCGGCGTCCATCTGGCTCCGTCCTCGCGGCGCTCGGGGCTTCCTGCGCTGCCTGGTGCTCTGTGCTCTGGGCTCCTTCATGTTCGGCTGGCACGTCCACGAGAAGGCCATCCTCATCGCCATCCTTCCTCTCAG CATCCTGGCGGTTGAGAACAGAGAGGATGCTGGGATCTTCCTGATCCTGAGCACCACAGGTCATTACTCCCTGTTCCCGCTGCTCTTCACCCCTGCAG AGCTGCCCATCAAAGTGACTCTCATGCTGATGTTCACCATCTTCTCCTTCGCTGCTCTCAGGAAGCTCCACAG TGCTCAGGGGTCTCTGCTCCATCCTCTGGAGCTTGTCTATCTTCTGGGCTTGGTTGCCGTGGCGATAGGCTGTGAGGTTGTCTTGCCTCTGTCGCCGTGGCAGCAGAGGCTGCCCTTCCTGCCCCTCCTGATGACGTCGGTGTACTGCGCCGCGGGCGTCTTCTACGCCTTCCTGCGTCTGTACGCCCGCCTGCTGCGGCGGAACAAACCCAAACAGCTGTGA
- the LOC115791604 gene encoding coiled-coil domain-containing protein 90B, mitochondrial-like, with amino-acid sequence MNALMRRCFRRGVGAWRGFHTGGPLMTFDVRKVELTPLEQRKLTFDSHAMVRELEGSGFEKQQAELIVSALVTLTTANMDIVYKDMVTKSHQEIALQQIMAHLDSIRKDMVILEKSEFANLRSENTKMKRELEQLQNRLKEESEKLQAETKLDINLERSRISDMFTEQEKKLMEATSDFHHKRADLENDNMEINKKLDLQVASLKTLLESLKLETIRYLAATIFSCLAIALGVYRLWR; translated from the exons ATGAACGCGCTGATGAGGAGGTGTTTCCGGCGGGGGGTAGGCGCGTGGAGAG gtTTCCACACGGGAGGGCCACTGATGACTTTTGATGTGAGGAAGGTGGAGCTGACCCCTCTGGAGCAGCGGAAACTCACCTTCGACTCCCACGCCATGGTGAGGGAGCTGGAGGGCAGCG gtTTTGAGAAGCAGCAGGCGGAGCTGATCGTCTCAGCTCTGGTCACTCTGACCACAGCCAACATGGACATCGTTTACAAAGACATGGTGACCAAATCCCATCAG gaGATCGCGCTGCAGCAGATCATGGCTCACCTGGACTCCATCAGGAAGGACATGGTGATCCTGGAGAAGAGCGAGTTCGCCAACCTGCGATCTGAGAACACA AAAATGAAGCGAgagctggagcagctccagAATAGGCTGAAG GAGGAGAGTGAGAAGCTCCAGGCAGAAACCAAACTGGACATCAACCTGGAGAGGAGCAGGATCTCTGACATG TTCACTGAGCAGGAGAAGAAGCTGATGGAGGCCACATCAGACTTTCATCACAAG AGAGCGGACCTGGAAAACGACAACATGGAGATCAACAAGAAGCTGGACCTGCAGGTTGCCTCGCTGAAAACGCTGCTGGAGTCCCTCAAACTGGAGACGATCCGCTACCTGGCAG CCACCATCTTCTCCTGTCTCGCCATCGCTCTGGGAGTCTACCGCCTGTGGAGGTGA